From Xanthomonas citri pv. mangiferaeindicae:
TCCGCAAGGGCGAGGCGCTGCAACTGCTCAAGGACGCCCGCGTGGTGGCCGTGGACAAGACCGGCACGCTGACCGAGGGGCGTCCGGTGCTCACCGATCTCGTCGTCGCCAACGGCTTCGAACGCGACCATGTGCTCGCACAGGTCGCGGCGGTCGAAGCGCGCTCTGAGCATCCGATCGCGCGCGCGATCGTCGATGCGGCGACCGGGCGCGACCTCGCGGTGGCCACCACCGACCGATTCGAGTCGATTACCGGCATGGGCGTGCGTGCGCACGTGGACGGCGTACGCGTCGAGGTTGGCGCCGACCGCTTCATGCGCACGCTCGGCCTGGACGTCGCCGTGTTCGCCAATACCGCGCAGCGCCTGGGCGACGAAGGCAAGTCGCCGTTGTATGCCGCCCTCGACGGCCGCTTGGCCGCCATCGTCGCGGTCGGCGATCCGATCAAGGCCAGCACGCCTGCGGCCATCGCTGCGCTGCACGCGCTCGGCCTGCAGGTGGCCATGATCACCGGCGACAACGCGCGCACCGCGCAGGCCATCGCCCAGCAGTTGGGCATCGACGAGGTCGTGGCCGAAGTGCTGCCCGCGGGCAAGGTCGAGGCGGTGCGTCGACTGCGGGCGCAGCACGGCCGCATCGCCTTCGTCGGCGACGGCATCAACGACGCCCCCGCATTGGCGGAGGCCGACGTGGGCCTGGCGATCGGCACCGGCACCGACGTGGCGATGGAATCGGCCGACGTGGTGCTGATGTCGGGCAATCTGCAGGGCGTGCCCAACGCGATCGCACTGTCGCGGGCGACGCTCGGCAATATCCGACAGAACCTGTTCTGGGCCTTCGGCTACAACACCGCGCTGATCCCGGTCGCTGCCGGCGTGCTCTATCCGGCCTACGGCGTGTTGCTGTCGCCGATCTTCGCCGCCGGCGCGATGGCGCTGTCGAGCGTGTTCGTGCTGGGCAATGCGCTGCGGCTACGCCGCTTTCAGGCACCGCAGGTCACCGCGGCCGCATGCGCAGGCGCGGCGCCATGAACATCGGCGAGGCCGCTCGCGCGTCCGGCGTCTCGGCCAAGATGATCCGCTACTACGAGCAGAGCGGCCTGATCCCGGCACCCGCGCGCACCGCCGCCGGCTATCGGGCCTACGGTCAGGCCGATGTCCACCGCCTGCAGTTCGTCCGCCGTGCCCGCGACCTCGGGTTTTCGGTCGCCGAGATCGCCGACCTGCTGGGCCTGTGGCACGACACCGCGCGCCACAGCGCAGACGTCAAACGCCTGGCGCAGGACCGCATCGCCGAACTCGAACGGCGCATGCGCGACCTGCAGCAGATGACCGA
This genomic window contains:
- a CDS encoding Cu(I)-responsive transcriptional regulator, with protein sequence MNIGEAARASGVSAKMIRYYEQSGLIPAPARTAAGYRAYGQADVHRLQFVRRARDLGFSVAEIADLLGLWHDTARHSADVKRLAQDRIAELERRMRDLQQMTDTLRTLVDCCAGDDRPDCPILEQLQQPVPGPADDRPRTGAVLRRPSASATTRSATKRTRMR